In one window of Branchiostoma floridae strain S238N-H82 chromosome 14, Bfl_VNyyK, whole genome shotgun sequence DNA:
- the LOC118430510 gene encoding translocation protein SEC62-like isoform X1: protein MAERRKKKQRAKDVDSDGVSKEETAVGKYLRFNVPTKKTSIMRNNVEYFTASKAVDCLLDSKWAEGKGKTEVLFTHRESAVNYCQRLLEKGMFYRAKKMVKKEDKKKKEEKKTEEKKEGKKEKTKEKEKEKEGEKEKTKEKAEEEDTETSGKKEAVEEPASREEEGVEDTPSGKKKKEGKRKIKLEFHEEQLFLDANELYVWVFDPIHPKTFALGLALVVAAVVVVLFPLWPYEARQGVYYLSLAAAFFIGFILFLAVVRLILFCLIWAGTGGHHHFWFLPNLTADVGFLDSFRPLYLYEYKGPDKDKDKKDDQKDSEETAKGEREEEHVEDVERKEDDKETTEKGEETPKDQDESGSEKDGNDDLEGDEDEEGSEDEDGSESEDQEMEEQTEDGDGNGGGTDTTNGDNGFEVIKKEELEVGGLGDKGQGDVTQTQD, encoded by the exons ATGGCGGAACGAAGGAAAAAGAAGCAGAGGGCTAAAGAC GTTGACTCTGATGGTGTTTCTAAAGAGGAGACGGCTGTTGGGAAATATCTGAGGTTCAATGTGCCGACCAAGAAAACCTCCATCATGAGGAACAATGTGGAGTATTTCACAG CCTCCAAAGCTGTGGACTGTCTGTTGGACTCCAAGTGGGCAGAAGGGAAGGGGAAAACTGAAGTGCTGTTCACTCATCGGGAGTCTGCTGTCAACTACTGCCAGAG ACTTCTGGAAAAAGGGATGTTTTACCGAGCCAAGAAGATGGTGAAAAAGGAagacaagaaaaagaaggaggagaagaagacagaagaaaagaaggaaggaaagaaggagaAGACCAAGgaaaaggagaaagaaaaggagggagagaaagagaagacCAAGGAGAAGGCTGAAGAAGAAGACACAGAAACCTCTGGAAAAAAG GAGGCAGTGGAGGAGCCTGCCAGTAGGGAGGAG GAGGGTGTAGAAGACACGCCCAgcggaaagaagaagaaggaaggcAAGAGGAAAATAAAGTTGGAATTCCACGAGGAACAACTCTTCTTGGATGCAAATGAG CTGTATGTCTGGGTGTTTGACCCCATCCACCCCAAGACTTTTGCTCTGGGCCTGGCTCTGG TTGTTGCTGCCGTTGTTGTGGTGTTGTTCCCACTGTGGCCGTACGAGGCACGACAAGGCGTGTACTATCTCAGCCTGGCCGCAGCCTTCTTCATCGGATTCATCCTGTTCTTGGCTGTCG TCCGTCTGATCCTGTTCTGCCTGATCTGGGCAGGAACAGGAGGACATCACCACTTCTGGTTCCTCCCCAACCTCACCGCGGACGTCGGCTTCCTGGACTCCTTCAGACCACTCTATCTGTACGAGTACAAGGGACCAGACAAGGACAAGGACAAGAAGGATGACCAGAAGGACTCGGAGGAAACAGCAAagggagagagggaggaagAACACGTGGAAGAtgtggaaagaaaagaagacgACAAAGAAACAACGGAAAAGGGAGAGGAGACTCCCAAGGACCAGGACGAATCAGGGTCTGAAAAAGACGGAAATGACGACCTAGAAGGAGATGAAGATGAGGAAGGAAGTGAGGATGAAGACGGGTCGGAAAGTGAAGACCAGGAAATGGAAGAACAGACGGAAGATGGGGATGGGAATGGGGGAGGGACTGATACCACTAATGGTGACAACGGGTTTGAAGTTATAAAGAAAGAAGAGTTGGAAGTGGGGGGGCTTGGGGACAAGGGGCAGGGGGacgtcacacaaacacaggacTGA
- the LOC118430510 gene encoding translocation protein SEC62-like isoform X2: MAERRKKKQRAKDVDSDGVSKEETAVGKYLRFNVPTKKTSIMRNNVEYFTASKAVDCLLDSKWAEGKGKTEVLFTHRESAVNYCQRLLEKGMFYRAKKMVKKEDKKKKEEKKTEEKKEGKKEKTKEKEKEKEGEKEKTKEKAEEEDTETSGKKEGVEDTPSGKKKKEGKRKIKLEFHEEQLFLDANELYVWVFDPIHPKTFALGLALVVAAVVVVLFPLWPYEARQGVYYLSLAAAFFIGFILFLAVVRLILFCLIWAGTGGHHHFWFLPNLTADVGFLDSFRPLYLYEYKGPDKDKDKKDDQKDSEETAKGEREEEHVEDVERKEDDKETTEKGEETPKDQDESGSEKDGNDDLEGDEDEEGSEDEDGSESEDQEMEEQTEDGDGNGGGTDTTNGDNGFEVIKKEELEVGGLGDKGQGDVTQTQD; encoded by the exons ATGGCGGAACGAAGGAAAAAGAAGCAGAGGGCTAAAGAC GTTGACTCTGATGGTGTTTCTAAAGAGGAGACGGCTGTTGGGAAATATCTGAGGTTCAATGTGCCGACCAAGAAAACCTCCATCATGAGGAACAATGTGGAGTATTTCACAG CCTCCAAAGCTGTGGACTGTCTGTTGGACTCCAAGTGGGCAGAAGGGAAGGGGAAAACTGAAGTGCTGTTCACTCATCGGGAGTCTGCTGTCAACTACTGCCAGAG ACTTCTGGAAAAAGGGATGTTTTACCGAGCCAAGAAGATGGTGAAAAAGGAagacaagaaaaagaaggaggagaagaagacagaagaaaagaaggaaggaaagaaggagaAGACCAAGgaaaaggagaaagaaaaggagggagagaaagagaagacCAAGGAGAAGGCTGAAGAAGAAGACACAGAAACCTCTGGAAAAAAG GAGGGTGTAGAAGACACGCCCAgcggaaagaagaagaaggaaggcAAGAGGAAAATAAAGTTGGAATTCCACGAGGAACAACTCTTCTTGGATGCAAATGAG CTGTATGTCTGGGTGTTTGACCCCATCCACCCCAAGACTTTTGCTCTGGGCCTGGCTCTGG TTGTTGCTGCCGTTGTTGTGGTGTTGTTCCCACTGTGGCCGTACGAGGCACGACAAGGCGTGTACTATCTCAGCCTGGCCGCAGCCTTCTTCATCGGATTCATCCTGTTCTTGGCTGTCG TCCGTCTGATCCTGTTCTGCCTGATCTGGGCAGGAACAGGAGGACATCACCACTTCTGGTTCCTCCCCAACCTCACCGCGGACGTCGGCTTCCTGGACTCCTTCAGACCACTCTATCTGTACGAGTACAAGGGACCAGACAAGGACAAGGACAAGAAGGATGACCAGAAGGACTCGGAGGAAACAGCAAagggagagagggaggaagAACACGTGGAAGAtgtggaaagaaaagaagacgACAAAGAAACAACGGAAAAGGGAGAGGAGACTCCCAAGGACCAGGACGAATCAGGGTCTGAAAAAGACGGAAATGACGACCTAGAAGGAGATGAAGATGAGGAAGGAAGTGAGGATGAAGACGGGTCGGAAAGTGAAGACCAGGAAATGGAAGAACAGACGGAAGATGGGGATGGGAATGGGGGAGGGACTGATACCACTAATGGTGACAACGGGTTTGAAGTTATAAAGAAAGAAGAGTTGGAAGTGGGGGGGCTTGGGGACAAGGGGCAGGGGGacgtcacacaaacacaggacTGA